Proteins encoded by one window of Piliocolobus tephrosceles isolate RC106 unplaced genomic scaffold, ASM277652v3 unscaffolded_40109, whole genome shotgun sequence:
- the LOC113223234 gene encoding ficolin-2-like: MELDRAVRVLGPATLLLTFLGLAWAVQAADTCPEVKVVGLEGSDKLTILRGCPGLPGAPGPKGEAGTNGKRGERGPPGPPGKAGPPGSK, from the exons ATGGAGCTGGACAGAGCTGTGAGGGTCCTGGGCCCTGCCACCCTGCTGCTCACTTTCCTGGGCTTGGCCTGGGCTGTCCAGGCGGCAGACACCTGTCCAG AGGTGAAGGTGGTGGGCCTGGAGGGCTCTGACAAGCTCACCATTCTCCGAGGCTGCCCGGGGCTGCCCGGGGCCCCTGGGCCTAAGGGAGAGGCAGGCACCAATGGAAAGAGAG GAGAACGCGGCCCCCCTGGACCTCCTGGGAAGGCAGGACCACCTGGGTCCAAGG